GCGGCGCGAGAGCGGGCCGCCATCGACAGCGAGGGCCTGCTGGCCTTGCGGCCCGCCAGTCGAGCCGACGGCAGCGGTACGAAGCCCGTCGCGCCCGTCGCCATCGGGTCGCCGGCTGCCGCCGTGCCGCCGGCCTCCGCGAGGCCGGCCGGTTTCTCTCCGGCCGCCGCGTCGGCGGCGCGATCGGGTGCCAGGTCGGCGTCCGTCCTCCTCGAGACGGCCGGGGCCCTCCGGGCGCGGCCTGCCTCCGAGCCTGCCGCGTCGGCCGCAAACAAGGCCCGGATTCCGGGAACCTCGAAGTTCCGGCAGTCGCCCGTGCCGGGCGCGGGTGGCTTCGCGGTCGCCCTGCCCGCTCACGCGAGCCGCGGGACGCAAAGCGCGCGCGGCTCGGTCCAGCCGGAAGCCGTCTCTCGCAAGACCTTCGGGCCGCTGGGCGGGGTCCTGGAGGCCTTCGCCCGGCTCTGGCCCATGTTCTTCCCGCCGACCGGCGCCCGCCTGTCCTGATACGGCGTTAACGGACCGGTAGTTCGGGGGTTGTATTGGCCCCCGGCTTGCCCTATATTAGTTAGGAGCTAGTTAAGTTTCAATTAAGTTCAGGTTTGGAGGGCCCCAAATGGGAATCCGCAAGGCAGGTTCGGGATTGGCCGCCATCACGTTACTGGCGGGCTGCGGGGTAGGGGTCGCCGACAACCAGGCCGCCGTGCGGCCGGCCAGCACGACGAATGTCCTCGAGGCGCGCTCGACCCAGGGCCTGCTGGCCGGGTTCGATCGCATCCACAAGGCCATCTTCGAGCGCCTCGACGCCAACAAGGACGGCGGCATCGACGAGTACGAAGCCGCGCCGGCGTTCGATCTCGACCGCTTCGCCAAGGCCGACCTCAACCTGACCGGCAAGGTCGAGTACCGCGAGCTGGTCATGTACGCCACGGACAACGGCTGGAAGGGCTGGATTCCCGGCTACGGCAAGTACGATACCGCCGAGAAGTTCGCCAGCCGGTTCCGCCGTTACCTGGCCGACCGTTTCGATCGGCTGGACGCCAATCGCGACGGCGCACTCAAGAACTACGAGCTGTCCAATCGCGACCTGCAGCGCATCGACCTCGGCCTGTCGTACAGCGAGCTTGGCGTGACGGCCCGGGTCGCGGCGGTCGGCGACGACGAGTTCAAGGGCGCCGACAAGACCGGCGACGGCAAGCTGTCGCCCGGCGAGTTCGAGGACCTGTTCATCGACCTGGCGGTCAAGGCGATCGCCGCGCCCGCCAAGAAGTAGCGGATAGAGGGAGAGCCCGGGCGGCGTTCCGGGCTCTCGCCGCTTTTGGTGGTATAAGGTCGATCCAGCGATGCCCATCAACATCCCGGTCAAGCAGAACGAGAAGCTCGAAGCCCTGCTAGAGCGCGTGCAGCGCGACGAGGAGCTGAATCAGCTCTGGCGCTGCGCCAACGTCAACGCGGTCAACCGGCTCCACATGAGCGATCACGGCTACGTCCACGTGAAAATCGTGGCCAACCTGTCGCTCAAGCTCTTGCGGCTCCTGGTCGATGCGGGCATCGATCCCGGCATCGTCACCGACCACGCGCTGCGCCGCGAGGATGCCGAGGTCGTGGTCGTGCTGGCGAGCCTGCTCCACGACGTGGGCCTCTCCGTCCACTGGGACCACCACGAGGTTTACAGCGTCTTCATCGCAAACGAGCGGCTGCCGGGACTGCTGGCGGGGCTGTACGAGAAGGACGAGCTCGTCGTCGTGCAGTCGGAAATCCTGCACGCCATCGTGGCCCACGGCGGGTCCACCCGCTGCCTGACCCTGGAGGCGGGCATCGTCAAGGTCGCCAACGCCCTGGACATGAGCCAGGGCCGGAGCCGGATCCCCTTCGAGGCCGGGAGCGTCAACATTCACAGCGTCTCGGCCCAGGCCATCGACAAGGTCGATCTGAAGAAGGGCGACGCCAAGCCGGTCAACATCGAGGTCCACATGAACAACTCGGCGGGCATCTACCAGCTCGACCACCTCCTCAAGCACAAGCTCGAGGCTTCGGGGCTGGCGCCCCACATCGAGGTCACCGCCCGCGTGGAAGGCGAGACCGACAAGCGCCTCATCCACCTCTACAACTTCAACGCGGAATGATCACCCCGCCGCGCAGGCCCCGATGACCGGGGGCTACTTGCTCGGGGCCGTGTCCATCGGCATCGGGACGGGTGTCCTCTCCGGTTTCTTCGGCGTGGGGGGCGGCATCGTCAGCACGCCCGCCATCCGGGTCCTGCTCGACGTGGCGCCGCTGATCGCCCTGGGCACACCCCTGCCCGTCACCCTGCCGTCCGCCATTTCCGGCGGCCTGCGCTACGCTCGGCAGGGCCTGGTGGACCTGCGGGTGGCCGCATGGGCCGCCGCCGCGGGCGTGCCCGCCAGCGTCCTGGGCGCCTGGGCCACGGCGTTCCTGGCCGGGGAACTCATGATGGTCCTGACGGCGATCCTCATCGCGGCCGTGGGTCTGGATTTCGCGAGCGGCGCCCGCGAGCGGCGCCTGGCAGCCAGCCCCGAGGTCACGCCCGAGGCGCAGGCGGCGCGCTGGCGGTGGCTCCTGGTGGGAGCGATCGTCGGGTTCGTGTCGGGCTTCCTCGGCATCGGCGGCGGGGTACTGGCCGTGCCCATCTTCGTCGCGTGGCTGCGAATGCCGATCAAGCGGGCATTCGGCACGTCGCTCATCCTGGTGGCGCTGATCGCCCTGCCCGGCAGCCTGGTCCACCTGGTGCTCGGGCACGTGGACCTGGTGCTCGCCGGGTTGCTCACGCTGGGCGTGGTGCCTGGCGCCTGGCTCGGCGCCGGCCTCGCGGCGCGCCTGTCCGACGGCCGGCTGATCCGCGCCTTCGGAGTCTTCCTGCTCTGCGTCGCCGTGGCGTTCGGCTACCAGGAAGTGCGGGGACTCCTCGATCCGTGACACAATTGACGCTGATGTCCTGCTCGGAATGCCAGGCGCCGGTTCCGGCCGGCAGCCGCTTCTGTCCCCAGTGCGGCCAGGCCCAGGAGCGCAAGTGCGCTTGCGGGGCCACCACGCCGCCGGGCGCGCTCTTCTGCACCGACTGCGGCAAGCCGCTGGACAAGAAGCCGCAGGGCACCGGCCTGCTCGCGGGAGCCACCGGCGAGCGGCGGGTCGTCACGGTGCTGTTCGCCGACGTGTCGGGCTTCACGGCGATGAGCGAGAAGCTCGACCCGGAAGAGGTGTCGCAGATCATGAACGCCTTCTTCCAGGTGCTCGCCGACCAGATCTACAAGTTCGGCGGCACCGTCGACAAGTACATCGGCGACTGCATCATGGCCCTCTTCGGCGCCCCGATCGCGCACGAGGACGATGCCGAACGCGCGGTGAGCGCGGCGTGGGCCATGCAGATCGAAGGCGGTCGCTTCGCCGACGAACTCGAGAGCCGCACCGGCATCCGCCTCAAGGTGCGCATCGGCCTGAACACCGGCCTGGTGGTCGCCGGGGCGGTGGGCGGCGAGCAGAAGCGGGACTATACGGTGCTGGGGGACACGGTCAACCTTGCCAGCCGGCTGGAGTCCAATGCCCGGCCCGGGCACATCCTGGTGTCCCGCGAGACTCAGCGCCTGGCGCGGCGCGCCTGGTTCTTCGAATCTCTCGAACCCATCAAGGTCAAAGGCAAGGAGGCGCTGATCCCGGTCTTCGAGGTCCAGGGCCCCCGCGCGGGCCTGGCCGAGGGCGAGGAACGGCCGGCCTTCACCGGCCGCACGGCCGAACTCGCGGCGTTGCGGCAGGAACGCTTCCGCTCCGCCGAAGGGCACCCGGCGGTCGTGGCGATCGTGGGCGAGGCCGGCATCGGCAAGAGCCGCCTGGTGCGCGAGTTCCTGCGGGAGGCCCGCGCCGAGGGAGCAACCGTGCTGCGCGGCCGCTGCCTGTCCTACCAGCAGACCACGCCCTACTCGCTCGTCGGCCGCCTGCTGACGGACGGCTTCGGGTTCGAGGGCGCCGACCGCGAGCAACTGGCGGCACTCTGCCGGGCGCACGACCTGGCGGAGCCGCGCCTGGCGGCCGAGGCCCTCGCGCACGTGCTGGGCGAGCCGCTAGCCGATCCCGATCTCGCCAACCTGGCGCCCGATCAGCTCCGCGGCTTCGTGAGCCGGACGCTGGTGGATCTCCTGCGGGCCGAGGCGAGGAGGGGCCCGCTCATTCTCTCTCTCAACGACGTCCACTGGATCGACAGCGCGTCGGCCGATTTCGTCACCCACCTCATCGACGATCTGCGCCGCAACCCCGCGCCGATCCTCACGTTGCTCCTGTACCGGCCCGAGGGCGAGGACAGGCTGGAGTTTCCCGAAATAGACTACCGGCGGCTCAGGCTGGGGCCCCTGTCGGCCGACGAGGGCTTCGGCATCATCGCCAGCTTCCTGGAGGTGATTCCCGAAGGGCCGGCGGCGGCGTTCCTGCGGGATGCGGTCGCCAAGGCCGAGGGCAACCCCTTCTACCTGTGCGAGCTGATCCGGGCGCTCACCGAGCAGGAAGTGCTGGTGCGCGAGGGGGAGACGTGGGTCCTGCGGGACCAGGACGTGGCGAGCGCCATCCCGGTGACCATCCAGGGGGCCGTGGCGGCGCGGGTCGACCGCCTGTCGGTCGGCACGCGGCAGGTGGTGCAGATCGGAGCCATCTTCGGCCGGGCGTTCTCGCGGCGCCTGGTCGGCAAGCTCCTGGGCAACCCGCGCCTGGAGGCGGAGCTTGCCGAACTCCTGGCGGCCGAACTGGTCTCCACTCGCGACGGCGACCTGCACCAGTTCAGCCAGGCGATCATCCAGGAAGTCGTCTACCAGGGCTTGCTGGTGCGCACCCGCAAGGAACTGCACAAGCTGGCCGGGGCCGCCCTCGAGGAAGAGGCCGCCGACGTGCGGGCG
Above is a genomic segment from Candidatus Tanganyikabacteria bacterium containing:
- a CDS encoding HD domain-containing protein: MPINIPVKQNEKLEALLERVQRDEELNQLWRCANVNAVNRLHMSDHGYVHVKIVANLSLKLLRLLVDAGIDPGIVTDHALRREDAEVVVVLASLLHDVGLSVHWDHHEVYSVFIANERLPGLLAGLYEKDELVVVQSEILHAIVAHGGSTRCLTLEAGIVKVANALDMSQGRSRIPFEAGSVNIHSVSAQAIDKVDLKKGDAKPVNIEVHMNNSAGIYQLDHLLKHKLEASGLAPHIEVTARVEGETDKRLIHLYNFNAE
- a CDS encoding sulfite exporter TauE/SafE family protein, producing the protein MTGGYLLGAVSIGIGTGVLSGFFGVGGGIVSTPAIRVLLDVAPLIALGTPLPVTLPSAISGGLRYARQGLVDLRVAAWAAAAGVPASVLGAWATAFLAGELMMVLTAILIAAVGLDFASGARERRLAASPEVTPEAQAARWRWLLVGAIVGFVSGFLGIGGGVLAVPIFVAWLRMPIKRAFGTSLILVALIALPGSLVHLVLGHVDLVLAGLLTLGVVPGAWLGAGLAARLSDGRLIRAFGVFLLCVAVAFGYQEVRGLLDP
- a CDS encoding tetratricopeptide repeat protein; amino-acid sequence: MSCSECQAPVPAGSRFCPQCGQAQERKCACGATTPPGALFCTDCGKPLDKKPQGTGLLAGATGERRVVTVLFADVSGFTAMSEKLDPEEVSQIMNAFFQVLADQIYKFGGTVDKYIGDCIMALFGAPIAHEDDAERAVSAAWAMQIEGGRFADELESRTGIRLKVRIGLNTGLVVAGAVGGEQKRDYTVLGDTVNLASRLESNARPGHILVSRETQRLARRAWFFESLEPIKVKGKEALIPVFEVQGPRAGLAEGEERPAFTGRTAELAALRQERFRSAEGHPAVVAIVGEAGIGKSRLVREFLREARAEGATVLRGRCLSYQQTTPYSLVGRLLTDGFGFEGADREQLAALCRAHDLAEPRLAAEALAHVLGEPLADPDLANLAPDQLRGFVSRTLVDLLRAEARRGPLILSLNDVHWIDSASADFVTHLIDDLRRNPAPILTLLLYRPEGEDRLEFPEIDYRRLRLGPLSADEGFGIIASFLEVIPEGPAAAFLRDAVAKAEGNPFYLCELIRALTEQEVLVREGETWVLRDQDVASAIPVTIQGAVAARVDRLSVGTRQVVQIGAIFGRAFSRRLVGKLLGNPRLEAELAELLAAELVSTRDGDLHQFSQAIIQEVVYQGLLVRTRKELHKLAGAALEEEAADVRAISPVLALHFLAAEDELKALKYLTIAAERDAERYASKEARDALATALEIRRRLGAAHLVEASSLGFEVPIPAQIELQLAHAEGMLGRFDAALAACESVLGSGESALFPEAHRVRGDLYSKRGDYAAAGAAFAAGLAAGPDAAERARILVQQGIVAFRQGDYDSAIAVSKQAVAELGGGAHPREVGRAANLIGLCQWRTGRFQEAETQLRDALPVREAARDFIGVGDTLFNLANLASSQGRWAIAVATGQKAFALHVKLGDAQRIAQAYCNVGTYAAEAGDLSEAEKALGEAVLRARQVGDRFNEGLALLNLGEVSHKAGRLDEAEGRLREALAILEAIQSKGNVAQALLALGEVLDESPGRSAEAWEALARGLQLAQGASEKMVVGAAYHRIARFYRRAGQLEEALAWAGKGVGLLQETQFNLELGRAYTQLAEILAEQGKDDLAKGARDKAIALFEALGAASEAERAGKVGGVRQPG